Proteins encoded together in one Eubalaena glacialis isolate mEubGla1 chromosome 7, mEubGla1.1.hap2.+ XY, whole genome shotgun sequence window:
- the PRSS16 gene encoding thymus-specific serine protease, whose protein sequence is MAIRPVPWLGPLLMVSLWGSSAPVSLLRRLSEHIQRFQESSGLGLSLDQGGVALPKEGWLEQPLDPFNASDRRSFLQRYWVNDQHWTSQDGPVFLHLGGEGSLGPGSVMRGHPATLAPVWGALVIGLEHRFYGLSIPAEGLDVAQLRFLSSRHALADVVSARLALSRLFNVSFSSPWLCFGGSYAGSLAAWARLKFPHLIFASVASSAPVRAILDFSEYNDVVSRSLMNTAIGGSPECRAAASAAFAEVERRLRAGGSAQAALRAELGACGSLGRAADQAELLGALQALVGGAVQYDGQAGAPLSVRQLCGLLLGDRDNCSSPAPYRGLRRAVQVVTHSLGQKCLSFSRAETVAQLKVTEPQVAGVGDRQWLYQTCTEFGYYVTCEVPGCPFSQLPALPSKLELCEQVFGFSASSIAQAVSQTNSYYGGQTPGATQVLFVNGDIDPWHVLSITQPLGPSESALLIPSASHCLDMAPERPSDSPSLRLARQNIFQQLQTWLGLAKKSQVRGGV, encoded by the exons ATGGCCATTCGGCCTGTCCCGTGGCTGGGCCCTCTGCTCATGGTTTCCCTCTGGGGGTCCTCAGCTCCAG TTTCCCTCCTTAGGCGCCTAAGTGAGCACATTCAGCGGTTTCAGGAGAGCTCTGGCCTGGGCCTGAGCCTGGACCAGGGAGGTGTGGCCCTCCCAAAAGAGGGGTGGCTGGAGCAGCCACTGGACCCCTTCAATGCCTCTGACAGACGATCCTTCCTGCAG CGGTATTGGGTAAATGACCAACATTGGACCAGCCAGGATGGGCCTGTATTCCTGCATCTGGGGGGCGAAGGCAGCCTTGGGCCTGGCTCAGTGATGAGAG GGCACCCTGCAACCCTGGCCCCAGTCTGGGGGGCCCTGGTGATAGGTCTGGAACATAGATTTTATGGCCTGAGTATACCCGCTGAGGGGCTCGACGTGGCCCAGCTCCGCTTCTTGTCCAGCCGCCATGC GCTGGCCGATGTGGTCTCTGCCCGCCTCGCACTCTCCCGCCTCTTCAACGTCTCCTTCTCCAGCCCCTGGCTCTGCTTCGGAGGCTCCTATGCCGGCTCCCTGGCTGCCTGGGCCAGGCTGAAG tttccccatctcatTTTCGCCTCCGTCGCCTCTTCCGCTCCTGTGCGGGCCATACTGGATTTCTCCGAGTATAATGAC GTGGTGTCTAGAAGCCTAATGAACACTGCGATTGGCGGATCCCCGGAG TGCCGGGCTGCTGCGTCCGCAGCCTTTGCGGAGGTGGAGCGACGGCTGCGCGCGGGCGGCTCGGCTCAGGCAGCGCTGCGAGCGGAGCTGGGCGCATGTGGGTCCCTGGGGCGCGCTGCGGACCAGGCAGAGCTGCTGGGGGCGCTGCAGGCACTCGTGGGAGGGGCGGTGCAGTACGACGGGCAAGCGGGAGCGCCGCTGAGTGTGCGACAGCTCTGCGGACTCCTCCTCGGGGACCGGGACAACTGCAGCAGCCCTGCGCCCTACCGCGGGCTTCGTCGGGCAGTGCAG GTTGTCACACACAGCCTGGGCCAGAAGTGTTTAAGCTTTTCTCGAGCAGAGACAGTGGCACAGCTGAAGGTCACAGAACCCCAAGTGGCCGGCGTTGGCGACCGGCAGTGGTTGTACCAGACCTGTACCGAGTTTGGCTACT ATGTCACCTGTGAGGTCCCTGGATGCCCTttctcccagctcccagctctgccctccaaACTAGAGCTATGTGAGCAGGTGTTCGGGTTTTCAGCCTCATCCATAGCCCAGGCTGTGTCCCAGACGAACTCCTACTATGGTGGCCAGACCCCAGGGGCCACCCAAGTGCTGTTTGTTAATG gGGATATAGACCCCTGGCATGTGCTAAGTATAACACAGCCTTTGGGACCCTCAGAGTCAGCCCTTCTCATCCCTAGTGCTTCTCATTGCTTGGACATGGCACCTGAGAGACCCTCAGACTCTCCCAGCCTCCGCCTAGCACGCCAG AACATCTTCCAGCAGCTGCAGACCTGGCTTGGTCTGGCAAAGAAGAGCCAGGTTAGGGgtggggtctga